One Chroicocephalus ridibundus chromosome 21, bChrRid1.1, whole genome shotgun sequence DNA segment encodes these proteins:
- the ARHGEF11 gene encoding rho guanine nucleotide exchange factor 11 isoform X7, with translation MSVRPPQALDSRAGSKRQPHLPRLSSLSSLGDSPSERRSPGHHRQPSDSSETTGLVQRCVIIQKDQHGFGFTVSGDRVVLVQSVRPGGAAMRAGVQEGDRIVKVNGTMVTNSSHLEVVKLIKSGAYVALTLLGSPPPSVGLSGSQQDVSTAGAPRVTPACPPPPPPPPLPPPQRITDPKPLQDPEVQKHATQILRNMLRQEEAELQRFYEAYSRNPATAVEEQIEGARRRVSQLQLKILQETGGSMDSGRLCSDSSSAGFRVMEGRLSLDSQDGDSGLESGTERFPSVSEMSLNRNSVLSDHGLDSPRTSPVITARLFQHHRRQGSDTPFAPSAEQGSDRTGRPLIIGPEEDCDPGYFNNECDSLFQDLGKLKSRPAHLGVFLRYILSQADPSPLLFYLCTDVCQQTTAKDSRVLGKDIWNIFLDRNAPLRVKVSEQLLAEIETRLRNGDDVRAALFEAQEMVMPEIQEQIQDYRTKRTMGLGSLYGENDLLDLDGDPQKERQVAEKQLAQLGDILSKYEEDRSSPMAFALSTYMNHTGIRSREPRVAGTSEKAQSLPDRDKWLPFFPKTKKSGSAKKEKDAMEDKKRNPILKYIGKPKISSQSTFHVPLSPVEVKPGNVRNIIQHFENNQHYESQEPGAQRLSTGSFPEDLLESDSSRAEVKLGRSESLKGREEMKKSRKAENVPRSRSDVDMDAAAEATRLHQSASSSASSLSTRSLENPTPPYTPKMGRRSIESPNLGFGVDPFLPHLLEDEQGQLSDLEPELDSQNWQHTVSRELVANLPQKEIDRQEVINELFATEGSHLRILRVLDLLFYQRMKKEGLLSREELALLFPNLPDLIEIHNSLSESMKKLREEGPIIKEIGDLMLSRFDGLAKEEIQQVAADFCSYQSIALELIKTKQRKETRFQIFMQEAESNPQCRRLQLKDLIISEMQRLTKYPLLLENIIKHTEAGTSEHDKLCRARDQCRDILKYVNEAVKRAENRHRLEGYQKRLDATSLERTSNPLAAEFKSLDLTSRRMIHEGPLTWRIGKDKTVDLHVLLLEDLLVLLQKQDEKLVLKCHSKTALGSSDNKQTFSPVLKLNSVLIRSVATDKRALFIICTSELGPQIYELVALTSSEKNTWMELLEEAVQSATRNATFPPKRRTPEPTRAAPSGLVLPDPDVSPILSRGASSGAEAETEDCSSADDNPTALLGREKPPALLEEPGSSEVEEGEEELPAAPLPTGAGVGGDDTPPAQRPGPPTRLPLPGALGTEGLAEAALEDVENLRLLILRRLLPCRDAEPEDDLTPTPSVIGGGGGGQAWDSVLSSQDSASQEVLAEPPSATQDTKPPSSRGEPEEPGPAAEEPSSYKVVRKAQAEGAKEATPSPGGSQSETELQEGGGANVDGNYFYVSMPTAPPQPAGPPHPAPPPSAPWGSPQEAPPRPSPTEGSPDPPAPLRDVDLIFRTIEQLTLKLNRLKAVETAHRDLLRSLGRSSSTHVTPLGGSAPPETDGWAQPPPSPDGDSPLSRALRSLQGPAANAPGSRAPLAEDPAGDAGL, from the exons gtTAAGCAGCCTGTCTTCCCTGGGTGATTCCCCTTCAGAGCGCAGGTCTCCCGGGCACCACCGCCAGCCCTCCGACTCCTCCGAAACCACAG gtctGGTCCAGCGCTGCGTCATCATCCAGAAGGACCAGCATGGCTTCGGCTTCACCGTCAGCGGGGACCGCGTCGTCCTGGTGCAGTCGGTGCGGCCAG GGGGGGCTGCCATGAGAGccggggtgcaggagggggacCGCATAGTCAAG GTGAACGGCACGATGGTGACCAACAGCTCCCACCTGGAAGTGGTGAAGTTAATCAAGT CCGGCGCCTACGTCGCTCTCACCCTCCTGGGCTCTCCCCCTCCTTCGGTGGGGCTCTCCGGTTCTCAGCAAGACGTGAGCACGGCGGGGGCTCCCCGCgtcacccctgcctgccccccaccgcctcccccgccgccgctccctccgCCGCAGCGCATCACCGACCCCAAGCCCCTGCAG GACCCCGAAGTCCAGAAGCACGCGACGCAGATTCTCCGGAACATGCtgcggcaggaggaggcagagttACAG CGTTTCTACGAGGCGTACAGCCGAAACCCTGCCACCGCGGTGGAGGAGCAGATCGAGGGGGCGCGCCGGCGGGTCAGCCAGCTGCAGCTCAAAATCCTCCAGGAGACTGGTGGCTCCATG GATTCGGGGCGGCTGTGCAGCGACTCCAGCTCGGCCGGTTTCAGGGTGATGGAAG gaCGCCTCTCCCTGGACTCGCAGGACGGTGACAGCGGGTTGGAGTCCGGGACGGAGCGGTTCCCCTCCGTGAGCGAG ATGTCCCTGAACCGCAACTCCGTCCTCTCCGACCACGGCCTGGACAGCCCGCGAACCTCCCCGGTCATCACCGCCCGCCTCTTCCAGCACCATCGCCGGCAGGGCTCCGACACCCCCTTCGCCCCCTCGGCCGAGCAG GGGTCGGACCGGACAGGACGACCCCTCATCATCGGGCCGGAGGAGGATTGTGACCCAGGATATTTCAATAACGAG TGCGACTCCCTCTTCCAGGACCTGGGCAAGCTGAAATCCCGGCCGGCGCATCTGGGGGTCTTCTTGCGCTACATCCTCTCCCAGGCAGATCCCAGCCCCCTG CTCTTCTACTTATGCACGGACGTTTGCCAGCAGACCACCGCCAAGGATTCCCGGGTCTTGGGGAAGGACATCTGGAACATCTTCTTGGACAGGAACGCG ccgCTCCGAGTGAAAGTGTCTGAGCAACTCCTGGCCGAGATCG AGACTCGCCTGCGGAATGGGGACGATGTCCGAGCCGCCCTCTTTGAAGCTCAGGAGATGGTGATGCCCGAGATACAGGAACAGATCCAGGACTACAG AACAAAGCGCACCATGGGCCTGGGGAGCCTGTACGGGGAGAACGACCTCTTGGACCTGGACGGGGACCCCCAGAAAGAGCGGCAAGTGGCCGAGAAGCAGCTGGCCCAGCTGGGCGATATACT gtcAAAATATGAGGAGGACAGAAG ctctCCCATGGCCTTTGCCCTCAGCACGTATATGAACCACACAGGCATCCGCAGCCGGGAGCCCCGGGTGGCCGGCACCAGCGAGAAGGCACAGTCCCTCCCGGACAGGGACAAGTGGCTGCCCTTCTTCCCCAAGACCAAGAAG AGCGGCAGCGCGAAGAAGGAAAAGGATGCTATGGAAGACAAGAAGCGCAACCCCATCCTCAAGTACATTGGGAAGCCCAAAATCTCCTCCCAGAGCA catttcATGTCCCTTTGTCCCCCGTTGAAG TCAAACCCGGCAATGTGAGGAACATCATCCAGCACTTTGAGAACAACCAGCATTACGAGAGCCAGGAGCCCGGCGCCCAGCGTCTCTCCACGGGCAGCTTCCCCGAGGACCTGCTGGAGTCGGACAG CTCCCGCGCTGAGGTCAAGCTGGGCCGCTCGGAGAGCTTGAAGGGCCGGGAGGAGATGAAGAAATCCCGGAAAGCGGAAAATGTGCCTCGGTCCCGTAGCGATGTGGACATGGATGCCGCAGCCGAGGCCACGAGGCTTCACCAGTCGGCGTCATCTTCCGCTTCCAGCCTGTCCACAAG gtCGCTGGAAAATCCCACCCCCCCGTACACGCCGAAGATGGGACGCAG GAGCATCGAGTCGCCCAACCTGGGGTTCGGCGTGGATCCTTTCCTGCCCCATCTCCTGGAGGACGAGCAGGGCCAGCTTTCCGACCTGGAACCCGAGCTGGACTCCCAGAACTGGCAGCACACGGTCAGCCGGGAGCTGGTGGCCAACCTGCCGCAGAAGGAGATCGATCGGCAAGAGGTGATCAACG AGCTCTTTGCCACCGAAGGGTCTCACCTCCGCATCCTCCGAGTCCTCGACCTCCTCTTTTACCAGCGGATGAAGAAGGAGGGCCTGCTATCCCGGGAAGAGCTGGCGCTCCTCTTCCCCAACCTCCCTGACCTGATAGAAATCCACA ATTCTCTTTCCGAATCCATGAAGAAGCTCCGGGAAGAAGGACCAATCATCAAAGAAATTGGGGATCTCATGCTGTCTCGG ttCGACGGCCTGGCTAAAGAGGAAATCCAGCAAGTGGCTGCTGACTTCTGCTCTTACCAGTCCATCGCCCTAGAGCTGATCAAAACCAAGCAGCGCAAGGAGACCCGTTTCCAGATCTTCATGCAG GAAGCAGAAAGCAATCCGCAGTGCCGGCGCCTGCAGCTGAAGGACTTGATCATCTCCGAAATGCAGCGCCTGACCAAGTACccgctgctgctggagaacatcATCAAACACACCGAGg CGGGCACCTCGGAGCACGACAAGCTGTGCCGAGCCCGGGACCAGTGCCGGGACATCCTCAAGTACGTGAACGAGGCGGTGAAACGAGCGGAGAACCGGCATCGGCTGGAGGGCTACCAGAAACGCCTGGATGCCACCTCGCTGGAGAGGACCAGCAACCCCCTGGCTGCCGAGTTCAAG AGCCTGGACCTCACCTCCCGGCGCATGATCCACGAAGGGCCCCTCACCTGGCGCATCGGCAAGGACAAGACTGTGG acctgCACGTGCTGCTCCTGGAGgacctcctggtgctgctgcagaagcaggacGAGAAACTGGTGCTCAAGTGCCACAGCAAGACGGCGCTGGGCTCTTCGGACAACAAACAGACCTTCAGCCCCGTCCTCAAGCTCAATTCGGTGCTCATCCGCTCCGTGGCCACAG atAAACGAgccctcttcatcatctgcaccTCGGAGCTGGGACCCCAGATCTATGAGCTGGTGGCGCTGACGTCCTCCGAGAAAAACAC GtggatggagctgctggaggaggcggTGCAGAGTGCCACCAGGAATGCCACTTTCCCCCCCAAGCGCCGGACGCCGGAGCCCACCCGTGCGGCACCCTCCGG CCTGGTGTTACCGGACCCTGATGTGTCCCCCATCCTGTCCCGAGGTGCCAGCTCCGGAGCGGAGGCAGAGACAGAGGATTGCTCCTCAG CGGACGACAATCCCACCGCGCTCCTGGGCAGGGAGAAGCCCCCGGCGCTGCTGGAGGAGCCGGGGAGCAGcgaggtggaggaaggggaggaagagctgcctgcagccccgctgcccaCGGGAGCTGGCGTGGGGGGGGAtgacacccccccagcccagcggcCGGGACCCCCCACGCGTCTGCCGCTCCCGGGAGCCCTGGGCACGGAGGGGCTGGCCGAGGCGGCGCTGGAAGATG tGGAGAACCTGCGGCTCCTGATCCTCCGGAGGCTCCTGCCTTGCCGGGACGCGGAGCCTGAGGACGACCTGACGCCCACGCCGTCGGTCatcggggggggcggcggcggccaggccTGGGACTCGGTGCTCTCCAGTCAGGATTCGGCCTCCCAGGAGGTGCTGGCGGAGCCCCCCAGCGCCACCCAGGACACGAAGCCGCCGTCGAGCCGGGGGGAgccggaggagccggggccgGCTGCCGAGGAGCCGAGCAGCTACAAAGTCGTGCGGAAAG CCCAGGCGGAGGGTGCCAAGGAGGCCACGCCCTCGCCAGGCGGCAGCCAATCAGAAACTGAGCTGCAGGAAGGAGGCGGAGCTAATGTAGATG GCAACTACTTCTACGTCAGCATGCCCACGGCACCCCCCCAGCCCGCGGGACCCCCGCACCCCGCGCCGCCCCCCAGCGCCCCCTGGGGCTCCCCGCAGGAGGcgcccccccggcccagccccaccGAGGGGTCcccggacccccccgcccccctgcgcGACGTGGACCTCATCTTTCGCACCATCGAGCAGCTGACGCTCAAGCTCAACAGGCTGAAA GCTGTGGAAACGGCCCACCGGGACTTGCTGCGGTCCCTGGGGCGCAGCTCCTCGACCCACGTCACCCCCCtggggggctcggcccccccGGAGACGGACGGTTGGGCccagccgccccccagccccgacGGCGACAGCCCTTTGTCCCGCGCCCTCCGGAGCCTGCAGGGTCCTGCCGCCAACGCCCCAG GCTCCAGAGCCCCCCTCGCCGAGGACCCCGCTGGCGACGCCGGCCTTTAG
- the ARHGEF11 gene encoding rho guanine nucleotide exchange factor 11 isoform X10: protein MSVRPPQALDSRAGSKRQPHLPRLSSLSSLGDSPSERRSPGHHRQPSDSSETTGLVQRCVIIQKDQHGFGFTVSGDRVVLVQSVRPGGAAMRAGVQEGDRIVKVNGTMVTNSSHLEVVKLIKSGAYVALTLLGSPPPSVGLSGSQQDVSTAGAPRVTPACPPPPPPPPLPPPQRITDPKPLQDPEVQKHATQILRNMLRQEEAELQRFYEAYSRNPATAVEEQIEGARRRVSQLQLKILQETGGSMDSGRLCSDSSSAGFRVMEGRLSLDSQDGDSGLESGTERFPSVSEMSLNRNSVLSDHGLDSPRTSPVITARLFQHHRRQGSDTPFAPSAEQGSDRTGRPLIIGPEEDCDPGYFNNECDSLFQDLGKLKSRPAHLGVFLRYILSQADPSPLLFYLCTDVCQQTTAKDSRVLGKDIWNIFLDRNAPLRVKVSEQLLAEIETRLRNGDDVRAALFEAQEMVMPEIQEQIQDYRTKRTMGLGSLYGENDLLDLDGDPQKERQVAEKQLAQLGDILSKYEEDRSSPMAFALSTYMNHTGIRSREPRVAGTSEKAQSLPDRDKWLPFFPKTKKSGSAKKEKDAMEDKKRNPILKYIGKPKISSQSTFHVPLSPVEAVKPGNVRNIIQHFENNQHYESQEPGAQRLSTGSFPEDLLESDRLSLASALSPCRSSRAEVKLGRSESLKGREEMKKSRKAENVPRSRSDVDMDAAAEATRLHQSASSSASSLSTRSLENPTPPYTPKMGRRSIESPNLGFGVDPFLPHLLEDEQGQLSDLEPELDSQNWQHTVSRELVANLPQKEIDRQEVINELFATEGSHLRILRVLDLLFYQRMKKEGLLSREELALLFPNLPDLIEIHNSLSESMKKLREEGPIIKEIGDLMLSRFDGLAKEEIQQVAADFCSYQSIALELIKTKQRKETRFQIFMQEAESNPQCRRLQLKDLIISEMQRLTKYPLLLENIIKHTEAGTSEHDKLCRARDQCRDILKYVNEAVKRAENRHRLEGYQKRLDATSLERTSNPLAAEFKSLDLTSRRMIHEGPLTWRIGKDKTVDLHVLLLEDLLVLLQKQDEKLVLKCHSKTALGSSDNKQTFSPVLKLNSVLIRSVATDKRALFIICTSELGPQIYELVALTSSEKNTWMELLEEAVQSATRNATFPPKRRTPEPTRAAPSGLVLPDPDVSPILSRGASSGAEAETEDCSSADDNPTALLGREKPPALLEEPGSSEVEEGEEELPAAPLPTGAGVGGDDTPPAQRPGPPTRLPLPGALGTEGLAEAALEDVENLRLLILRRLLPCRDAEPEDDLTPTPSVIGGGGGGQAWDSVLSSQDSASQEVLAEPPSATQDTKPPSSRGEPEEPGPAAEEPSSYKVVRKGNYFYVSMPTAPPQPAGPPHPAPPPSAPWGSPQEAPPRPSPTEGSPDPPAPLRDVDLIFRTIEQLTLKLNRLKAVETAHRDLLRSLGRSSSTHVTPLGGSAPPETDGWAQPPPSPDGDSPLSRALRSLQGPAANAPGSRAPLAEDPAGDAGL, encoded by the exons gtTAAGCAGCCTGTCTTCCCTGGGTGATTCCCCTTCAGAGCGCAGGTCTCCCGGGCACCACCGCCAGCCCTCCGACTCCTCCGAAACCACAG gtctGGTCCAGCGCTGCGTCATCATCCAGAAGGACCAGCATGGCTTCGGCTTCACCGTCAGCGGGGACCGCGTCGTCCTGGTGCAGTCGGTGCGGCCAG GGGGGGCTGCCATGAGAGccggggtgcaggagggggacCGCATAGTCAAG GTGAACGGCACGATGGTGACCAACAGCTCCCACCTGGAAGTGGTGAAGTTAATCAAGT CCGGCGCCTACGTCGCTCTCACCCTCCTGGGCTCTCCCCCTCCTTCGGTGGGGCTCTCCGGTTCTCAGCAAGACGTGAGCACGGCGGGGGCTCCCCGCgtcacccctgcctgccccccaccgcctcccccgccgccgctccctccgCCGCAGCGCATCACCGACCCCAAGCCCCTGCAG GACCCCGAAGTCCAGAAGCACGCGACGCAGATTCTCCGGAACATGCtgcggcaggaggaggcagagttACAG CGTTTCTACGAGGCGTACAGCCGAAACCCTGCCACCGCGGTGGAGGAGCAGATCGAGGGGGCGCGCCGGCGGGTCAGCCAGCTGCAGCTCAAAATCCTCCAGGAGACTGGTGGCTCCATG GATTCGGGGCGGCTGTGCAGCGACTCCAGCTCGGCCGGTTTCAGGGTGATGGAAG gaCGCCTCTCCCTGGACTCGCAGGACGGTGACAGCGGGTTGGAGTCCGGGACGGAGCGGTTCCCCTCCGTGAGCGAG ATGTCCCTGAACCGCAACTCCGTCCTCTCCGACCACGGCCTGGACAGCCCGCGAACCTCCCCGGTCATCACCGCCCGCCTCTTCCAGCACCATCGCCGGCAGGGCTCCGACACCCCCTTCGCCCCCTCGGCCGAGCAG GGGTCGGACCGGACAGGACGACCCCTCATCATCGGGCCGGAGGAGGATTGTGACCCAGGATATTTCAATAACGAG TGCGACTCCCTCTTCCAGGACCTGGGCAAGCTGAAATCCCGGCCGGCGCATCTGGGGGTCTTCTTGCGCTACATCCTCTCCCAGGCAGATCCCAGCCCCCTG CTCTTCTACTTATGCACGGACGTTTGCCAGCAGACCACCGCCAAGGATTCCCGGGTCTTGGGGAAGGACATCTGGAACATCTTCTTGGACAGGAACGCG ccgCTCCGAGTGAAAGTGTCTGAGCAACTCCTGGCCGAGATCG AGACTCGCCTGCGGAATGGGGACGATGTCCGAGCCGCCCTCTTTGAAGCTCAGGAGATGGTGATGCCCGAGATACAGGAACAGATCCAGGACTACAG AACAAAGCGCACCATGGGCCTGGGGAGCCTGTACGGGGAGAACGACCTCTTGGACCTGGACGGGGACCCCCAGAAAGAGCGGCAAGTGGCCGAGAAGCAGCTGGCCCAGCTGGGCGATATACT gtcAAAATATGAGGAGGACAGAAG ctctCCCATGGCCTTTGCCCTCAGCACGTATATGAACCACACAGGCATCCGCAGCCGGGAGCCCCGGGTGGCCGGCACCAGCGAGAAGGCACAGTCCCTCCCGGACAGGGACAAGTGGCTGCCCTTCTTCCCCAAGACCAAGAAG AGCGGCAGCGCGAAGAAGGAAAAGGATGCTATGGAAGACAAGAAGCGCAACCCCATCCTCAAGTACATTGGGAAGCCCAAAATCTCCTCCCAGAGCA catttcATGTCCCTTTGTCCCCCGTTGAAG CAGTCAAACCCGGCAATGTGAGGAACATCATCCAGCACTTTGAGAACAACCAGCATTACGAGAGCCAGGAGCCCGGCGCCCAGCGTCTCTCCACGGGCAGCTTCCCCGAGGACCTGCTGGAGTCGGACAG GCTCAGCCTGGCCTCGGCTTTGTCCCCCTGCCGCAGCTCCCGCGCTGAGGTCAAGCTGGGCCGCTCGGAGAGCTTGAAGGGCCGGGAGGAGATGAAGAAATCCCGGAAAGCGGAAAATGTGCCTCGGTCCCGTAGCGATGTGGACATGGATGCCGCAGCCGAGGCCACGAGGCTTCACCAGTCGGCGTCATCTTCCGCTTCCAGCCTGTCCACAAG gtCGCTGGAAAATCCCACCCCCCCGTACACGCCGAAGATGGGACGCAG GAGCATCGAGTCGCCCAACCTGGGGTTCGGCGTGGATCCTTTCCTGCCCCATCTCCTGGAGGACGAGCAGGGCCAGCTTTCCGACCTGGAACCCGAGCTGGACTCCCAGAACTGGCAGCACACGGTCAGCCGGGAGCTGGTGGCCAACCTGCCGCAGAAGGAGATCGATCGGCAAGAGGTGATCAACG AGCTCTTTGCCACCGAAGGGTCTCACCTCCGCATCCTCCGAGTCCTCGACCTCCTCTTTTACCAGCGGATGAAGAAGGAGGGCCTGCTATCCCGGGAAGAGCTGGCGCTCCTCTTCCCCAACCTCCCTGACCTGATAGAAATCCACA ATTCTCTTTCCGAATCCATGAAGAAGCTCCGGGAAGAAGGACCAATCATCAAAGAAATTGGGGATCTCATGCTGTCTCGG ttCGACGGCCTGGCTAAAGAGGAAATCCAGCAAGTGGCTGCTGACTTCTGCTCTTACCAGTCCATCGCCCTAGAGCTGATCAAAACCAAGCAGCGCAAGGAGACCCGTTTCCAGATCTTCATGCAG GAAGCAGAAAGCAATCCGCAGTGCCGGCGCCTGCAGCTGAAGGACTTGATCATCTCCGAAATGCAGCGCCTGACCAAGTACccgctgctgctggagaacatcATCAAACACACCGAGg CGGGCACCTCGGAGCACGACAAGCTGTGCCGAGCCCGGGACCAGTGCCGGGACATCCTCAAGTACGTGAACGAGGCGGTGAAACGAGCGGAGAACCGGCATCGGCTGGAGGGCTACCAGAAACGCCTGGATGCCACCTCGCTGGAGAGGACCAGCAACCCCCTGGCTGCCGAGTTCAAG AGCCTGGACCTCACCTCCCGGCGCATGATCCACGAAGGGCCCCTCACCTGGCGCATCGGCAAGGACAAGACTGTGG acctgCACGTGCTGCTCCTGGAGgacctcctggtgctgctgcagaagcaggacGAGAAACTGGTGCTCAAGTGCCACAGCAAGACGGCGCTGGGCTCTTCGGACAACAAACAGACCTTCAGCCCCGTCCTCAAGCTCAATTCGGTGCTCATCCGCTCCGTGGCCACAG atAAACGAgccctcttcatcatctgcaccTCGGAGCTGGGACCCCAGATCTATGAGCTGGTGGCGCTGACGTCCTCCGAGAAAAACAC GtggatggagctgctggaggaggcggTGCAGAGTGCCACCAGGAATGCCACTTTCCCCCCCAAGCGCCGGACGCCGGAGCCCACCCGTGCGGCACCCTCCGG CCTGGTGTTACCGGACCCTGATGTGTCCCCCATCCTGTCCCGAGGTGCCAGCTCCGGAGCGGAGGCAGAGACAGAGGATTGCTCCTCAG CGGACGACAATCCCACCGCGCTCCTGGGCAGGGAGAAGCCCCCGGCGCTGCTGGAGGAGCCGGGGAGCAGcgaggtggaggaaggggaggaagagctgcctgcagccccgctgcccaCGGGAGCTGGCGTGGGGGGGGAtgacacccccccagcccagcggcCGGGACCCCCCACGCGTCTGCCGCTCCCGGGAGCCCTGGGCACGGAGGGGCTGGCCGAGGCGGCGCTGGAAGATG tGGAGAACCTGCGGCTCCTGATCCTCCGGAGGCTCCTGCCTTGCCGGGACGCGGAGCCTGAGGACGACCTGACGCCCACGCCGTCGGTCatcggggggggcggcggcggccaggccTGGGACTCGGTGCTCTCCAGTCAGGATTCGGCCTCCCAGGAGGTGCTGGCGGAGCCCCCCAGCGCCACCCAGGACACGAAGCCGCCGTCGAGCCGGGGGGAgccggaggagccggggccgGCTGCCGAGGAGCCGAGCAGCTACAAAGTCGTGCGGAAAG GCAACTACTTCTACGTCAGCATGCCCACGGCACCCCCCCAGCCCGCGGGACCCCCGCACCCCGCGCCGCCCCCCAGCGCCCCCTGGGGCTCCCCGCAGGAGGcgcccccccggcccagccccaccGAGGGGTCcccggacccccccgcccccctgcgcGACGTGGACCTCATCTTTCGCACCATCGAGCAGCTGACGCTCAAGCTCAACAGGCTGAAA GCTGTGGAAACGGCCCACCGGGACTTGCTGCGGTCCCTGGGGCGCAGCTCCTCGACCCACGTCACCCCCCtggggggctcggcccccccGGAGACGGACGGTTGGGCccagccgccccccagccccgacGGCGACAGCCCTTTGTCCCGCGCCCTCCGGAGCCTGCAGGGTCCTGCCGCCAACGCCCCAG GCTCCAGAGCCCCCCTCGCCGAGGACCCCGCTGGCGACGCCGGCCTTTAG